One Coccinella septempunctata chromosome 1, icCocSept1.1, whole genome shotgun sequence DNA window includes the following coding sequences:
- the LOC123315213 gene encoding transient receptor potential cation channel subfamily A member 1 isoform X3, whose product MAFHGSIKSAKQWTKVLKIQAFCRRMSPEEIQQVLEAAESGNLEIFQRLYFAEPTRLSIKDSRGRTVAHQAAYGNRVNILQFIHSQRGDLNNQDNAGNTPLHIAVENESLDAVDFLLKLGVRTDILNEKHQAVIHLTTELNKVKVLEVMGRHRSIINIELGGDHGRTALHIAAIYDHDECAKMLISTFGASPKNRCNNGYYPIHEAAKNASSKTLEVFLQWGEMNGTTRSEMISLPDAEGNIPLHSAVHGGDLKAVELCLKSGAKISTQQQDLSTPVHLACSQGATEIIKLMFKLQPEEKVACLKSCDVQKMTPLHCAAMFDHPEIVAFLIDEGADINCMDKEKRTPLLLAAVRGGWRTVHTLIKKGADINVKDVNRRNVLHLVVMNGGRLELFANEVSQAQSHSSLQQLLNEKDVSGCAPLHYASREGHIRSLENLIRLGAVINLKNNNNESPLHFAARYGRFHTVKQLLDSEKGTFIINECDGEGLTPLHIASQHGHARIVQLLLNRGALLHRDHNGRNPLHLAAMNGFTQTMELLLSVHSHLLDQTDKDGNTALHLATMENKPNAISLLLSMECKLLHNSTELSAIDYAIYYKYPEAALAMVTHETRAKEVMLLKSYKHPCVTLALIASMPKVFESVQDKCITKANCKKDSKSFYIKYNFQCLQCPEFYADMDGKTGEALNIYRPIPLPALNAMVSHGRVELLAHPLSQKYLQMKWNSYGKYFHCVNVIFYSFFLGFVTCFSAQLMTRHGDDRRNSTQNETLNIEQSMQDLLDVEISTVIYVSALGILGCLGLGVIKEGIQVYQQKWMYLLDPINLVTWILYVAAMVMALPIFGGEFHDLHFSCASIVVFLSWFNLLLLLQRFDQVGIYVVMFLEILQTLIKVLMVFSILIIAFGLAFYILLSKGHHLSFKTIPMSLARTFSMMLGEIDFLGTYVKPYYLTVNEEKSFLPFPIPSFFILGIFMVLMPILLMNLLIGLAVGDIESVRRNAQLKRLAMQVVLHTELESKLPKMILEKVDKVELIEYPNDTKHELGLWESIFRKWFGDPFSDEAMDVVGVDNTEDYLVTEISKTKKRLKELAYALETQQQFLRLIVQKMEIKTEAEDVDEGVSTNEMNSAQTASHKWTSPKIRKKLGSVLNFNKSL is encoded by the exons ATGGCTTTTCATGGCTCCATCAAATCGGCCAAGCAGTGGACCAAGGTGCTCAAGATACAGGCCTTCTGCAGGAGAATGAGCCCAGAGGAGATCCAACAGGTGCTCGAG GCGGCTGAAAGTGGCAATTTGGAGATATTCCAGAGATTGTACTTCGCCGAACCAACCAGGTTATCAATAAAGGACAGCAGAGGTAGGACAGTAGCTCACCAAGCGGCATATGGCAACAGGGTTAATATTCTTCAGTTCATACATTCCCAACGAGGAG atttGAACAACCAGGACAATGCAGGGAACACACCTCTTCATATAGCTGTGGAAAATGAATCTCTAGATGCTGTAGATTTTTTACTTAAATT AGGCGTGAGGACAGACATCCTGAACGAAAAGCACCAGGCCGTCATTCATTTGACGACAGAACTGAACAAGGTAAAAGTTCTGGAAGTGATGGGAAGACATAGAAGCATCATAAACATCGAGCTGGGTGGTGACCACGGTAGGACGGCCTTACACATTGCAGCAATCTATGACCACGATGAATGCGCCAAAATGCTG ATTTCAACGTTTGGAGCTTCGCCGAAGAACCGATGCAACAACGGTTACTACCCAATCCACGAAGCCGCGAAAAACGCCTCGTCCAAAACCTTGGAGGTTTTCCTCCAATGGGGTGAAATGAACGGTACCACCAGATCCGAGATGATATCCCTGCCGGACGCTGAAGGGAACATACCACTACATTCGGCAGTTCATGGAG GCGACCTCAAGGCTGTTGAGCTCTGTTTGAAGTCCGGCGCCAAGATCTCGACTCAGCAACAAGACTTGTCGACCCCCGTACATCTGGCTTGTTCCCAAGGTGCCACTGAGATCATAAAGCTGATGTTCAAGCTGCAACCTGAGGAGAAGGTGGCCTGTTTGAAGTCCTGCGACGTGCAGAAGATGACTCCCCTTCACTGTGCCGCCATGTTTGATCACCCTGAGATCGTCGCTTTCTTGATCGACGAAG GTGCTGATATAAACTGCATGGATAAGGAAAAACGCACACCTCTACTCCTTGCAGCGGTTAGGGGAGGCTGGCGGACCGTTCACACCCTCATAAAAAAGGGAGCGGATATAAACGTGAAAGACGTAAACCGACGCAACGTCCTGCATCTCGTGGTGATGAATGGCGGCAGGCTGGAGTTATTCGCGAACGAAGTAAGTCAG GCCCAGTCGCACTCCAGCTTGCAGCAGTTGCTGAACGAGAAAGATGTGTCTGGTTGCGCGCCACTGCACTACGCGAGCAGGGAGGGACACATCAGGAGTCTGGAGAACCTGATACGTCTTGGAGCGGtgataaatctgaaaaataataacaatgaGAGCCCTTTGCATTTCGCAGCCAG ATACGGACGTTTCCACACCGTCAAACAGCTTTTGGACAGCGAAAAGGGAACGTTCATTATAAACGAGTGCGACGGGGAGGGTTTGACACCCCTCCACATCGCCTCCCAGCACGGACACGCGAGGATTGTGCAGTTGCTGCTCAACAGGGGTGCTCTCCTCCACAGGGATCACAACGGGAGGAATCCCCTGCATCTGGCCGCTATGAACGGCTTCACTCAGACCATGGAACTGCTGCTTTCTGTGCATTCGCACCTTCTGGACCAGACTGACAAGGATGGG AACACGGCTCTGCATTTGGCGACCATGGAGAACAAGCCGAATGCAATCTCACTCCTCCTGAGCATGGAATGCAAATTACTCCACAATTCAACAGAACTCAGTGCGATAGATTACGCAATTTATTACAAGTATCCAGAAGCTGCCCTTGCCATGGTCACACACGAGACAAG GGCGAAGGAAGTCATGCTGCTGAAGTCCTACAAACATCCTTGTGTCACTCTAGCACTTATTGCTTCGAtgccaaaagtttttgaatccGTACAAGATAAATGTATCACAAAGGCCAACTGTAAAAAGGATTCCAAGTCATTTTAC ATCAAATACAACTTTCAATGTTTGCAATGTCCCGAGTTCTACGCAGATATGGATGGCAAGACTGGAGAAGCTTTGAACATATACAGACCCATACCACTACCGGCTCTAAAT GCTATGGTTTCTCACGGCAGAGTAGAACTATTGGCGCATCCCTTGAGCCAGAAATATCTTCAGATGAAATGGAATTCTTACGGAAAATACTTCCACTGTGTGAATGTGATCTTTTACAGCTTCTTCCTAGGTTTTGTGACTTGCTTTTCGGCACAGCTGATGACGAGACACGGCGATGACAGGAGGAATTCAACGCAAAAT GAAACCTTAAACATCGAACAGAGTATGCAAGATCTCCTGGATGTCGAAATATCCACGGTGATATACGTCAGTGCTTTAGGCATTTTAGGCTGTCTTGGACTAGGGGTGATCAAGGAAGGTATCCAAGTTTACCAGCAAAAGTGGATGTACCTACTGGACCCCATAAACCTGGTCACATGGATACTTTACGTAGCAGCCATGGTcatg GCTCTTCCGATCTTTGGTGGGGAGTTTCATGATCTACATTTTTCCTGCGCGTCCATCGTCGTGTTCTTGAGCTGGTTCAACCTGCTGTTGCTGTTGCAGAGGTTCGATCAAGTGGGGATTTATGTTGTGATGTTCCTAGAGATCCTGCAGACGCTCATCAAGGTGCTGATGGTGTTTTCCATACTGATCATAGCGTTCGGTCTGGCGTTTTACATCCTGCTCTCGAAG GGCCACCATCTCTCCTTCAAAACCATCCCCATGTCCTTGGCCAGGACCTTCTCAATGATGCTGGGTGAAATAGACTTCCTTGGAACATACGTGAAACCGTACTACCTAACGGTCAACGAGGAAAAGTCCTTTCTACCCTTTCCCATCCCTTCCTTCTTCATCCTCGGCATTTTCATGGTACTGATGCCCATCCTTCTCATGAATCTGCTCATCGGTTTGGCGGTCGGTGACATAGAGTCTGTCAGGAGGAACGCCCAACTCAAGAGGCTGGCCATGCAA GTGGTTTTGCATACCGAATTAGAGTCGAAACTGCCAAAAatgattttagaaaaagttGACAAAGTCGAGCTTATAGAATATCCGAACGACACCAAACACGAGCTGGGTCTGTGGGAGTCGATTTTCAGAAAATGGTTCGGAGATCCTTTTTCAGATGAAG